The following is a genomic window from Pseudomonadota bacterium.
CGCCACAGCCAGAGTGTCGCGCAGCGCTTGGTTGATATCGGCAGGTGCCCTGTTGTTGTCCGGAGGGTGGGCAAAACGCTTGAGCGCTCGCACGATCGTCGCAACGCGGGCCACGCCCTCGATCATCCGCTCACAGGCCTTTGGAATCTGCTCGGTCAGGTACGGCAAGTCCGCCTCTTGCTCGGCTCGACCGACCCGTCGGAGCAGGTCATCGTGGATCCCACACTCTTTGAGCTCGCTGCACATGGAGCGATACGTCGCTAGCAGAATCTCCAGATCCCCGAACACGCTGCGCAGGAAGTAAACGCTGTCGCCGACGAACTGAACCGGCGTGTTGATCTCGTGCGCGATGCCCGCGGCAAGCCGACCCACGGACTCCAGCTTGTCGGCCTGCCTCAGCTCGATCTCGGCCCGTGCCCGTTCGGGCGTGGCAAGCACCGTGCAGATGAGGGCACTGACCTGGCCGTCGGGTGCAAGCACGGGCGTGGTCGAGAAGTAGACGGGCAGCTTGCTGCCGTCCTTCGCAAGGTAGGTCTGTTCGGGTGCAAGCGTGGGCAATCGGTCAAAGAGGCGCTTTGCCTGATCCGGGTCGGCCTGATCCTGGCCGAAACCCTCGGGAATCTCCAGTACGAAGCTCAGCGGCGCACCCAGCAGCTCCTGCTCTTCGTACCCGAGAAGCTCGAGCGCCGCCTGGTTGACAGCCTGCACCGTGGCACTTCGGTCGACCATGATCAGCGCGTCACGGATCGATCGCAGCACCGCAGCCAGGAACTGCTGCGTCGCCAGGAGCTCATCGCGCAGCAGGCCCTTGTCGGAACGCGACGAGGTTCGCGATCCGCAAGGCGCTGAATCCGTGGGCATGCTCAGCCTGGCGCTCATCAGTGGCCGCAGCGCTGAAATCGACGGCACCGCACGGGTTCTGTAGGGGCAGAGGGGCGGAGAGCCATCTAGGCCCGTTGAGGCAGCTGCCCCACCTTTGGCCTAGAAAGCCACCCGGCCACCTCGGTCTGCATGCCTGGAGCCGCTGACCCACGCCGCCAGCGGCTCCTTGCACTCCGCCTCACGACGAGCCACACCGTAGCGCGCTCGGCGGCCTCCAAGCCGTGGGGCGTCAGGTCTGTACCATGAGAACGTTGCTGGTCGGACGAGTGTATCGCGGACTACCCGACGCACACGCGTTTGCAGGGGTACGCTTTGGTGAGTTGATCCTGCGTGATCCGCTGCCGCGCCGCCAGACCTTGGTGCGCTGGCGAGCGGGCCTGCCTGCGCAGCTCGCGCTTGCGCTAAGGGCGCCCCAAAGCGCCCTCGAATCGGCACAAGGGCCGCTGCGACTTACACCGGGGCTGCTCGAGGCCATGCGCTGGACCGAGACCGCCTCGGATGCGCTGCAGGCGGTGGCAATCATCCTGCGAACCTCTGCAAGGTTGACGCCGGGTGCGCGGGGCCGGGAGAGGTTCCGGCGCTACGCGGAACAACTGCCGAACCGAGAGCAGCGCAATTACGTGTGGGTTCCAGGCGGACTGTGGGAGCCTGATGTGGCCTACTGGCTTGCCGCGTCGCTGGGGCTCAGCTGTGCCTTTGATCCGATGGAGTGGCCCGAGCCCCCGCAGAGGGGGGCCTTTGCCCGCCTGCCCGCGCTCGGGGCCCGCGCCGGGCTGGGGGAAGAGGTGTTGAGCAAGTTCCTGCAGGCGGTCGCTAAGCTGCAGTCGAGCGACACGCTCTATACCGTGGTGGAGGGCGTGGACTCGAATCGACCGATCGCTCGGCTGCAGCAGCTGGCCGACAGCGGGCTGTGGACGCCCGATTCACCCTCTTCTGCGTTGCAGGTCAGAGCCGATGGAGGCACCTCTGACCATCCGCCAGCGATCGGTCCAGGCCGGGGGGACGGATCATAGCGGCGGCCCGCCCCGACCCGGTACAAGCCAAGGGCCCGCTTGCGGGGTTGCGCGAAGCGCGCCTGCGGCAAATCCACGCGGATGGCACCTCCAAGGTGTACTTGGAGCTCAGCAAGCGAAGCCTGCGCGGCGTCGTGCTGATTTCGTTCGAGCCCCAGGCGCGAGGCCTGGGCTGGATCGCCAGTCGACCGCACGCAAAGCGCCGGCCCAACGACTTCCAGCGAGTGCTCCGCAAGGAGCTCACCGCCGCGGTACTCGAACGCAGCACCGCCACCGGTCCGCGCACCCTGGAGCTCGCATTCCGAAAGCGAGGCAGCCTGCTGCGGCTCGTGGTCAAGCTTCACGGCCACCTGGGCAACCTT
Proteins encoded in this region:
- a CDS encoding ATP-binding protein, translating into MSARLSMPTDSAPCGSRTSSRSDKGLLRDELLATQQFLAAVLRSIRDALIMVDRSATVQAVNQAALELLGYEEQELLGAPLSFVLEIPEGFGQDQADPDQAKRLFDRLPTLAPEQTYLAKDGSKLPVYFSTTPVLAPDGQVSALICTVLATPERARAEIELRQADKLESVGRLAAGIAHEINTPVQFVGDSVYFLRSVFGDLEILLATYRSMCSELKECGIHDDLLRRVGRAEQEADLPYLTEQIPKACERMIEGVARVATIVRALKRFAHPPDNNRAPADINQALRDTLAVARNEYKYVAEVETDLAPLPLLDCHISDLNQVFLNLIVNAAHAVQDVVEGTGKLGRIVVRSFVEGHRIVVSISDTGTGIPEEIHTRVFDPFFTTKPAGHGTGQGLAIARHIVVDRHGGRLSFETEAGKGTTFRVGLPSDGSVLGVEAA